Proteins encoded in a region of the Pseudothermotoga elfii DSM 9442 = NBRC 107921 genome:
- a CDS encoding FAD synthetase family protein, with protein sequence MKKSAVTVGVFDGVHLGHQRLLKRVQQISEEYKITSTVYVVSYPFDFFDENFEGLIMPISSRVAEISRFAQYIEVLDLLEIKDMPAEDFFKEYLSDAEFLVVGEDFKFGKNATGDIELLRRLCSQNGTKLEIFSDITDLKGNRISSSLLRKLIQHGDIDNVSKLLGRDYLLEFVIESIDENSDKMHCYLKADEKIVLPKEGVFEVFEELFGITGRVQFGKKIIFTAPKTPLAVGSMMQLAFKRRLAN encoded by the coding sequence GTGAAGAAGTCAGCTGTAACTGTTGGTGTTTTTGATGGTGTTCATCTTGGTCATCAAAGATTGCTGAAAAGAGTCCAGCAAATTTCAGAGGAATATAAAATAACAAGTACTGTCTATGTGGTTTCTTATCCATTTGATTTCTTCGACGAAAACTTTGAAGGATTAATAATGCCTATATCTTCAAGAGTAGCTGAGATTTCAAGATTTGCCCAATATATAGAAGTTCTTGATCTACTTGAAATAAAAGATATGCCGGCAGAAGATTTTTTCAAAGAATATTTATCTGATGCCGAATTTCTGGTTGTTGGAGAAGATTTCAAATTTGGCAAGAATGCAACCGGAGATATAGAACTCTTGAGAAGATTGTGCTCACAAAACGGCACCAAACTGGAGATTTTCAGTGATATAACTGATCTGAAGGGTAACAGAATAAGCAGTTCTTTACTGAGAAAACTTATACAGCACGGAGATATAGATAATGTTTCAAAGCTCTTAGGAAGAGATTATCTGCTGGAATTCGTTATAGAAAGCATAGACGAAAATTCAGATAAGATGCATTGCTATTTAAAAGCAGATGAAAAAATTGTGTTACCAAAAGAAGGTGTTTTTGAGGTTTTCGAGGAATTATTTGGAATAACTGGGCGTGTCCAGTTTGGCAAAAAAATTATATTCACTGCGCCAAAAACGCCTCTAGCAGTAGGTAGTATGATGCAATTAGCCTTCAAAAGGAGGTTGGCGAATTAA
- the aglA gene encoding alpha-glucosidase AglA, producing MAPVKISIIGAGSAVFSMRLVNDLCKISGLAGSLVSLMDIDEKRLNAVHNLATRYVKELGADLRFEKTTQLEVSLRDADFVINTAMVGGHSYLEKARRIGEKHGYYRGIDTQELNMVSDYYTLSNFNQLKFFVDLAKLMENICPNAWLLQTANPVFEGTNLIKRCSDIKVVGFCHGHYGVHEIVEALGLDIKRVDWQVVGFNHAIWLNRFSYDGENGYDLIDKWIEENSKDWKPKTPFDLQLSPAAIDMYRFYGLMPIGDTVRNSTWKYNYDLQLKKKWYGEPWGGADSEIGWQWYQERLKMITEAIDYLSSNNALKLLSLESYLKFLPKGSVPEELKEEIKIFTSKDALSGEQHIPFIDAVVNNNAQRFVINIPNKGYLSQIPDGVVVEVPALVNKSGWHVEKIDPPLNEKVVKMYLIPRMLRMEWALEAIMNGDKEILVEILLRDVRTQSYEQAVEVIEEILSLPENEPMRNHYSKKKRL from the coding sequence ATGGCACCTGTGAAAATCAGTATTATCGGGGCAGGAAGTGCGGTTTTTTCTATGAGGCTTGTTAACGACCTCTGTAAAATTTCTGGATTAGCAGGAAGTCTTGTTTCTCTAATGGATATCGACGAAAAGCGGCTTAACGCAGTTCATAATCTGGCAACAAGATATGTAAAAGAGCTTGGGGCTGATTTGAGATTTGAGAAAACCACGCAGCTCGAGGTTTCACTTAGAGATGCAGATTTTGTGATAAATACGGCTATGGTAGGGGGACATTCTTATCTCGAAAAAGCGCGCAGAATAGGTGAAAAGCACGGGTATTACAGAGGTATAGACACGCAGGAATTAAACATGGTTTCAGATTATTACACCCTGAGCAATTTTAACCAGCTTAAGTTTTTTGTCGATCTGGCAAAGTTGATGGAAAATATATGCCCGAATGCCTGGCTTTTGCAAACTGCAAATCCCGTTTTTGAGGGAACCAATTTAATCAAGCGCTGCTCTGATATTAAAGTAGTTGGCTTCTGTCATGGCCATTATGGAGTTCATGAAATAGTTGAGGCACTTGGACTTGACATCAAAAGAGTTGACTGGCAAGTAGTGGGTTTTAATCATGCTATCTGGCTCAACAGATTTTCGTACGATGGTGAAAATGGATATGATCTAATTGACAAATGGATCGAAGAAAACTCAAAAGACTGGAAGCCAAAAACACCGTTTGATCTTCAATTAAGTCCTGCTGCAATTGATATGTACAGATTTTATGGTTTGATGCCCATAGGAGATACTGTCAGAAACAGTACGTGGAAATATAATTACGATCTTCAATTGAAGAAAAAATGGTATGGAGAACCGTGGGGCGGAGCTGATTCAGAGATAGGATGGCAATGGTATCAGGAAAGATTGAAAATGATAACCGAGGCGATAGATTATCTATCTTCCAACAACGCTTTGAAGCTTTTGTCTTTGGAATCATATTTGAAATTTTTGCCGAAAGGCTCTGTACCCGAAGAATTGAAAGAAGAAATCAAGATTTTTACATCAAAAGACGCTCTGAGTGGCGAGCAGCATATACCTTTTATTGACGCAGTGGTGAATAACAACGCTCAGAGGTTTGTTATAAATATTCCGAATAAAGGTTATCTATCTCAGATACCTGACGGAGTTGTTGTGGAAGTACCCGCATTGGTTAATAAAAGTGGCTGGCATGTGGAAAAAATAGATCCTCCATTGAATGAAAAGGTTGTAAAAATGTATTTGATACCAAGGATGCTCAGGATGGAATGGGCGCTTGAAGCTATTATGAATGGTGATAAAGAGATTCTTGTAGAAATTCTTTTAAGAGATGTCAGAACACAATCTTACGAGCAGGCAGTGGAAGTTATAGAAGAGATCCTTTCTTTACCTGAAAACGAACCGATGAGAAATCACTATAGCAAGAAAAAGAGATTGTGA
- a CDS encoding cytochrome b5-like heme/steroid binding domain-containing protein, producing the protein MKKLLLLALTVISAISLSFDLKTFNIREFDGKLPLISLETFMKNKNYTSVEGIVYEMPSEEKFRTKADVDQNLLSKEKIAGILVITIDELALYNGKKNTALVAVNGVVYDVSSSKLWRDGSHRNMHSAGQELTYEILKLSPHGPVKLDQMRPFGILVFTYTQLGKYGKDGTKNYVSAFGVVYDMADSKTVQKGVHFGYPMGSELTFEILQRPGHEDMLNRIYPVGLLVFSREDLKHFNGTKVKVISKDLMKSFVGINGIVYDVTEIDEWQQKIGVDSNYRTGMFYTISDFSPEEELTRVGFVIQ; encoded by the coding sequence ATGAAAAAACTACTTTTGTTAGCTCTCACTGTGATTTCTGCTATTTCCCTCAGTTTTGATTTAAAAACTTTTAACATTCGTGAGTTTGATGGAAAATTGCCTTTAATAAGTCTTGAAACCTTTATGAAGAACAAAAATTATACATCAGTAGAAGGTATTGTTTATGAAATGCCTTCCGAAGAAAAATTTAGAACAAAAGCCGACGTCGATCAGAATCTGCTTTCGAAAGAAAAAATTGCAGGCATTCTTGTGATCACAATTGACGAGCTTGCTCTTTACAATGGAAAGAAAAATACTGCTCTGGTAGCTGTTAACGGAGTTGTTTACGATGTATCTTCTTCCAAATTATGGCGAGATGGATCTCACAGAAATATGCACAGCGCTGGTCAGGAGTTAACATACGAGATCTTGAAATTATCTCCTCATGGACCTGTAAAACTTGATCAAATGAGGCCATTTGGAATACTTGTTTTCACTTATACTCAACTTGGTAAATATGGGAAAGATGGTACGAAAAATTATGTTTCTGCCTTTGGTGTTGTGTATGATATGGCTGATTCTAAAACTGTACAAAAAGGTGTTCATTTCGGTTATCCTATGGGCAGCGAGTTGACATTTGAAATTTTGCAAAGACCCGGGCATGAAGATATGTTAAATCGTATTTACCCGGTAGGGTTGCTTGTTTTCAGCAGGGAAGATTTGAAGCACTTTAACGGAACAAAAGTGAAAGTCATATCAAAAGATTTAATGAAATCTTTCGTGGGGATAAACGGCATAGTTTATGATGTTACTGAAATTGATGAATGGCAGCAGAAAATCGGGGTTGATTCAAATTACAGAACCGGGATGTTTTATACAATATCGGATTTTTCTCCTGAGGAAGAATTAACCAGAGTCGGATTTGTTATCCAATAA
- a CDS encoding L-threonylcarbamoyladenylate synthase, translating to MTTLIKVDPLNPNEGILRKAAQTIKEGGVVAFPTETVYGLGADCFNISAVLKIFQIKNRPADNPLIIHIYDKKQLEELVEGDIEQNSYVMDVFWPGPVTFIFRKKANVPREVTGGLETVAIRMPSHPVAQVFLRLSGTPVAAPSANLSGKPSPTRAEHVIADLYGSVDVIIDGGETPLGLESTIVDLSRDYPVLLRPGPATIEEIKKIVPNLYIPDFLLKKENEPVKPLAPGMAYRHYAPDKPLILVINEKKLDEVLSKHPDSPIICPEEMSDRFYGRKTIIMGKLREPFTIAQNLFHVLREVDSLNAESVIVIGLEPQGILFSVMNRLKKAASEVID from the coding sequence ATGACCACATTGATAAAAGTAGATCCACTCAATCCAAACGAAGGTATATTGAGAAAAGCGGCACAGACGATAAAAGAAGGCGGTGTCGTCGCATTTCCTACTGAAACAGTCTATGGACTTGGCGCAGATTGTTTTAACATCAGTGCCGTATTAAAAATCTTTCAAATAAAAAACAGGCCCGCAGACAATCCTCTGATAATTCACATATACGACAAAAAACAACTTGAAGAGCTGGTAGAAGGAGATATAGAGCAAAATTCGTATGTAATGGATGTCTTTTGGCCTGGACCGGTAACATTCATCTTCAGAAAAAAAGCGAATGTACCGAGAGAAGTAACTGGTGGGCTTGAAACTGTTGCCATCAGAATGCCAAGTCATCCAGTCGCACAGGTTTTTTTAAGGCTTTCCGGTACACCAGTAGCAGCTCCAAGCGCGAACCTCTCTGGAAAACCAAGCCCAACAAGAGCCGAGCACGTGATAGCTGACCTGTACGGCTCGGTTGATGTAATAATAGACGGTGGTGAAACGCCGCTTGGTTTGGAATCAACTATCGTCGATCTTTCAAGGGACTATCCTGTCCTGTTAAGGCCGGGACCTGCAACAATTGAGGAAATAAAGAAGATAGTACCTAATCTTTATATCCCGGATTTTCTTCTGAAAAAAGAGAATGAACCAGTTAAACCTCTTGCACCTGGCATGGCCTACAGGCATTATGCACCGGATAAACCTCTTATCCTTGTAATCAACGAGAAAAAACTCGATGAAGTTTTGAGCAAACACCCAGATTCACCAATCATCTGTCCTGAAGAAATGTCAGATAGATTCTATGGGCGCAAAACAATAATAATGGGAAAATTAAGAGAGCCATTCACGATAGCTCAAAATTTATTTCATGTGCTTCGCGAAGTAGATTCTCTAAATGCAGAATCGGTCATAGTGATTGGCTTAGAACCTCAGGGCATACTCTTTTCTGTTATGAATCGCTTGAAAAAAGCGGCGAGCGAGGTTATTGATTAA
- the mgtE gene encoding magnesium transporter, giving the protein MKVKVQVDIKKLIENGDFRTLKTILSQQEPAEILELIEELPADEKIIVFRFLSKDQAAVVFSELETDDQMELIELFKEERLSEIISSMDPDDRAELLEEMPANVVNKLLSFLTPEERKLTLSLLNYPENSAGRLTTPKCLELNPNMTVSEALEKIRKEGKDKETVHLMPVIDKSRILLGTVELQDLIFSEPDLYVEQTMDSEPVFVYATTDQEEVAQIMKKYDLIAIPVVDSEQRLIGIITIDDIVDVIDEEATEDIQKMSSIVTTEQPYLHLSGWKLIFKRLPWLIALLLMESINGNVIAKFEHFLASLPIVAAFMPTMMDTGGNIGSQISALVIRGMALGDIKLKDWWKVLLRETAIGLVLGAILGIVLFFRSMMISQALEIGLAVSVALMVVVIFANALGAALPFLARLIKIDPAIMAGPLLTTIVDVSGIIMYFMIVQWILR; this is encoded by the coding sequence ATGAAAGTAAAAGTCCAGGTTGATATCAAGAAACTTATTGAAAACGGTGATTTCAGGACTTTGAAAACCATTCTTTCTCAACAGGAACCCGCCGAAATCCTTGAATTGATTGAAGAGCTCCCGGCAGATGAAAAAATAATTGTTTTTAGATTCTTGTCCAAAGACCAGGCAGCCGTGGTATTCAGTGAACTTGAAACAGATGACCAAATGGAACTCATAGAGCTCTTTAAAGAAGAAAGATTAAGTGAAATTATTTCTTCTATGGACCCGGATGACAGAGCAGAATTGCTCGAAGAAATGCCTGCGAATGTTGTGAATAAGCTTCTTTCCTTTCTGACCCCGGAAGAAAGAAAATTAACCTTATCCTTGCTGAATTATCCTGAAAACTCGGCTGGACGTTTAACTACTCCCAAATGCCTTGAATTAAACCCGAATATGACAGTCAGCGAAGCTCTGGAGAAAATTAGAAAAGAAGGTAAAGACAAAGAAACTGTTCATCTGATGCCTGTAATAGATAAATCGAGAATACTGCTTGGTACTGTTGAATTGCAGGACCTGATTTTTTCAGAACCAGATTTATACGTGGAACAAACAATGGATTCCGAACCAGTTTTTGTTTATGCAACAACAGACCAGGAAGAAGTAGCCCAGATAATGAAAAAATACGATTTGATAGCAATCCCTGTTGTGGATAGTGAACAGAGGCTCATAGGGATAATTACTATAGATGATATTGTAGATGTTATCGATGAAGAAGCCACAGAAGACATTCAAAAAATGAGCTCAATCGTGACAACTGAACAACCATATTTACACCTTAGTGGCTGGAAGCTCATTTTCAAAAGATTACCATGGCTTATAGCTTTACTTTTGATGGAGAGCATAAATGGTAATGTAATAGCAAAATTTGAGCACTTTCTTGCTTCTCTACCTATAGTTGCTGCTTTTATGCCTACAATGATGGACACGGGCGGGAACATAGGTTCTCAGATATCTGCACTTGTAATAAGAGGCATGGCGCTTGGAGACATCAAACTTAAAGATTGGTGGAAGGTTCTTCTCAGAGAAACAGCTATAGGACTCGTTCTTGGTGCCATACTTGGAATAGTCTTATTCTTCAGATCCATGATGATAAGTCAAGCCCTTGAAATAGGATTAGCAGTTTCAGTAGCACTTATGGTGGTTGTAATCTTTGCAAATGCTCTTGGGGCGGCTTTGCCATTCCTCGCCCGTCTGATTAAAATAGATCCTGCGATAATGGCAGGCCCTTTGTTGACAACTATAGTCGATGTTTCTGGAATAATTATGTATTTTATGATAGTTCAGTGGATACTTCGGTAG
- a CDS encoding cold shock domain-containing protein, which translates to MKGTVKWFDPKKGYGFITKQEGGDVFVHWSALEMDGFKTLKEGQEVEFEIQDGPKGPQAAHVKVVG; encoded by the coding sequence ATGAAAGGTACTGTAAAATGGTTTGACCCCAAGAAAGGGTATGGTTTCATTACAAAGCAGGAGGGTGGAGACGTCTTTGTTCACTGGTCAGCACTGGAAATGGACGGTTTTAAGACCCTCAAGGAAGGTCAGGAAGTTGAGTTTGAGATTCAAGATGGTCCTAAAGGTCCCCAGGCAGCCCATGTGAAAGTTGTTGGGTAA
- a CDS encoding amidohydrolase, with product MIFRNCAVYRNGNFEKSDLFVENGIFTDSSSGPVIDLSGMYVMPGFVDSHAHILGVGQKCEHLNLEKICSQEELFQLLIKQDKKIILGRGWSEQTLGGYPDKKMLDKIQKPVVLTRKCGHVAVLNQSAMNLINMYKEDGIFKEDELEKIRGRLNNEDAERLFKIGEEEFLKHGVTFVHSDDLHGLSWDELKRILKKSRIRIFEKLHFSRIEDLERFNEFGVLTERVYVKGVKIFADGSLGGKTAYLSKPYADEKSYRGMCLANSQQIERFAEICSRKKVQLCIHAIGDAAVHEVAMALKNYPKNRLIHAQLIDEKDLKYLKDTYFCVQPHFAFEDQELISRRISKEFYGLKYDFLKLFKEGYRVTFSTDAPVSPHDPKYVIESALRMGFHLMDAINLYTYASSETTGLRNIGKIEIGYAADFAIYEKNPLKLEDDPIAVYVHGEQIWQKA from the coding sequence ATGATCTTTCGAAACTGTGCTGTCTACAGAAACGGTAATTTTGAAAAAAGTGATCTATTTGTTGAAAATGGTATCTTCACCGATAGCTCATCTGGACCTGTTATAGATCTTTCAGGAATGTATGTCATGCCCGGTTTCGTGGATTCTCATGCGCACATTCTGGGTGTTGGTCAAAAATGTGAACATCTAAATCTTGAAAAAATCTGCTCCCAGGAAGAATTGTTCCAATTGTTGATAAAACAAGACAAAAAAATAATTCTTGGCAGAGGCTGGAGTGAACAAACTCTCGGAGGTTATCCAGATAAAAAGATGCTTGATAAAATTCAAAAACCAGTTGTTCTAACACGAAAGTGTGGGCATGTGGCTGTTTTGAATCAATCTGCTATGAATCTGATCAATATGTATAAAGAAGATGGAATTTTCAAAGAGGACGAACTGGAAAAAATCAGAGGACGCTTGAACAACGAAGATGCCGAAAGGCTTTTTAAAATTGGCGAGGAAGAGTTCTTAAAACACGGAGTCACATTTGTTCACTCGGACGACCTTCATGGCTTGAGCTGGGACGAACTGAAAAGAATTCTCAAAAAATCAAGGATCAGAATTTTTGAAAAACTTCATTTTTCCAGAATAGAAGATTTAGAACGATTCAACGAATTCGGAGTTTTGACAGAAAGAGTTTATGTAAAAGGCGTGAAAATATTCGCAGATGGATCTCTTGGCGGTAAAACCGCATATCTCAGCAAACCTTATGCGGATGAGAAATCCTACAGAGGCATGTGTTTGGCAAACTCACAGCAAATAGAGAGATTTGCTGAAATATGCAGCAGAAAAAAAGTTCAGTTATGTATACATGCGATAGGCGATGCTGCAGTCCATGAAGTGGCAATGGCACTCAAAAATTATCCGAAAAACAGACTTATACATGCTCAGCTAATAGATGAAAAAGACCTAAAATATTTAAAAGACACCTATTTTTGTGTGCAACCACATTTTGCATTTGAAGATCAGGAATTAATATCACGAAGAATATCTAAGGAATTTTATGGATTGAAGTACGATTTCTTGAAATTATTCAAAGAAGGATACAGGGTAACCTTTTCGACTGACGCACCTGTTTCACCACATGACCCCAAATATGTAATTGAATCAGCTCTAAGGATGGGATTTCACCTCATGGATGCAATAAATTTGTACACATATGCTTCTTCAGAAACAACTGGTCTGAGGAATATTGGCAAAATAGAAATAGGTTATGCAGCTGATTTTGCAATTTACGAAAAAAATCCATTGAAACTGGAAGATGATCCGATAGCCGTGTACGTTCATGGAGAACAAATATGGCAAAAAGCTTGA
- a CDS encoding ATP-binding protein, whose protein sequence is MTVGVVTGINNSTPYRFFVRLYQSQNQPTHMVQIDDVVKVVFSYKPYGEIVYYGIVTEINAKWDFGPNSGYEEEIALKGLSPAFVFYTATITTTRMLRKEKGKLISDAPQVPPPPGTEVFMASEEEIDIAFGFDELIKQRMAVPIGVFKNGRPAYADIRYILGENGAHINISGQSGVASKTSYATFLVKSFLDTGRRLREDNELMGYLSRSRFVIFNVKGEGLLFLDKWSKDWRNSQQDESGKEWVKMYEAMKIKPQPFETVKFYAPRKSKKTLTPWSNKRYDGVFAYGWDSIDIFKMGLFELMFDPEELESNQNLQLAVTTVQEFFYERLEEAIRMAIKFCKANNCITSSNSDEVILRTAISNGFDIVTQAKIPEGIDNLIEMFSKDEELSKKIEEELRGKATISAMIRRLKSIKNIGMDLIWAETNFLSDELGLKDQHRIDWDKPGQVTVIDISKLRPRIQSFVVGAVLVEIMRSREEKTDQDPVFIFLDELNKYAPRHGGGPLGNIFRDIAERGRSFRVILIGAEQTASEVDYRIITQSSTTVVGRQKGAELEKPEYSHLTTEQKQRASLLQQGEVIVDQPFMRIPITVRFPLPAWCTREDGFYELDKEKLEQIEKKLF, encoded by the coding sequence ATGACAGTAGGTGTCGTGACAGGCATAAATAATTCGACCCCATATAGATTTTTTGTGCGGTTGTATCAATCACAAAATCAACCCACTCATATGGTTCAGATAGATGATGTTGTGAAAGTAGTTTTCTCTTACAAACCGTACGGAGAAATTGTTTATTATGGAATTGTTACTGAAATTAATGCAAAATGGGATTTTGGTCCTAATTCAGGCTATGAAGAAGAAATAGCTCTAAAAGGTCTTTCACCAGCATTTGTTTTTTATACAGCTACCATAACAACCACGCGCATGTTGAGAAAAGAAAAAGGCAAGCTCATTTCTGATGCACCGCAGGTACCCCCGCCACCAGGCACCGAGGTTTTCATGGCAAGTGAAGAAGAGATAGATATCGCTTTTGGATTTGACGAACTTATCAAACAACGTATGGCAGTACCTATAGGTGTTTTTAAAAATGGTAGACCTGCTTATGCTGATATCAGATATATTCTTGGCGAAAATGGTGCACATATAAACATTTCTGGACAATCTGGGGTTGCATCCAAAACTTCTTATGCGACATTTCTTGTGAAATCTTTTCTCGATACTGGTAGAAGGCTCCGTGAAGACAATGAATTGATGGGATATCTGTCTCGCTCACGATTTGTAATTTTCAATGTAAAAGGCGAGGGGCTACTTTTCTTAGATAAATGGTCAAAAGATTGGCGAAATTCTCAGCAAGACGAATCAGGAAAAGAATGGGTAAAAATGTACGAAGCAATGAAAATTAAACCTCAGCCTTTCGAAACTGTGAAATTTTACGCGCCAAGGAAATCAAAAAAGACGTTAACACCATGGTCAAACAAAAGATATGATGGTGTATTTGCATATGGTTGGGATTCTATTGACATCTTCAAAATGGGGTTATTTGAGCTGATGTTCGATCCTGAAGAGCTTGAGTCAAATCAAAACCTCCAGCTTGCTGTAACAACCGTTCAGGAATTTTTCTACGAGCGGCTTGAAGAAGCCATCAGAATGGCTATTAAATTCTGCAAAGCCAACAACTGCATCACATCATCAAACAGCGATGAAGTGATCCTCCGCACAGCTATTTCAAATGGCTTCGATATAGTTACCCAGGCAAAAATTCCCGAAGGGATAGACAACCTGATAGAAATGTTTTCTAAGGACGAAGAACTCTCCAAAAAAATTGAAGAGGAACTCAGAGGAAAAGCCACTATTTCCGCAATGATTAGAAGATTAAAATCTATAAAAAATATAGGTATGGACCTGATCTGGGCAGAAACAAACTTTTTATCTGATGAACTTGGTCTGAAAGACCAACACAGAATTGATTGGGATAAACCAGGTCAGGTCACAGTAATAGATATTTCAAAATTAAGACCAAGAATTCAATCTTTTGTTGTGGGCGCTGTACTTGTTGAAATTATGAGATCGCGAGAAGAAAAAACAGACCAAGATCCTGTTTTTATATTTCTCGATGAACTCAACAAATATGCCCCGCGGCATGGGGGCGGACCTCTTGGAAATATCTTCAGAGATATAGCAGAGCGCGGCAGATCATTCCGCGTGATACTTATAGGCGCAGAACAGACGGCTTCTGAAGTAGATTACAGAATAATAACTCAGTCCTCAACCACAGTAGTTGGGAGGCAAAAAGGAGCAGAACTGGAAAAACCGGAATATTCTCATCTAACAACTGAGCAAAAACAAAGAGCATCCCTTTTACAACAAGGCGAAGTTATAGTCGATCAGCCTTTTATGCGAATCCCTATAACTGTTCGTTTTCCATTGCCAGCATGGTGCACAAGGGAAGATGGCTTCTACGAGCTGGATAAGGAAAAACTCGAACAAATAGAGAAAAAACTCTTTTGA
- the corA gene encoding magnesium/cobalt transporter CorA codes for MTPKNYAKKLGLPPGTLIYTGKEKNHFEISILDYDENNFREIQETDVEASFSFKDSPTVSWINITGLHNTETIQKIGKYYSIHPLSLEDILNIHQRPKIEHFDTYNFIVLKMLTYNQESCEIESEQVSIVFGKNYVLTFQEKSGDVFDSLRSRIKAANGIIRKSGSEYLVYAIIDAIVDHYFLILEHLDENLEELESEVVSKPSLETVQKINQLKKNLITMRKSIWPLRELLAKLLRSEFVLESSVIYFRDVYDHTVQIIDIIESLRDISSGILDVYLSSVSNKTNEIMKTLTIIATIFIPLTFIVGIYGMNFAHMPELEWEFGYPFVLFLMAGMVITMIFYFKKKKWF; via the coding sequence ATGACGCCAAAAAATTATGCAAAAAAACTTGGTTTGCCACCAGGGACACTCATATATACTGGAAAAGAAAAGAATCATTTTGAAATCTCAATTCTTGATTATGATGAAAATAATTTCAGAGAAATTCAGGAAACTGATGTAGAGGCATCCTTTTCATTTAAAGATTCTCCTACAGTAAGCTGGATAAATATCACTGGCTTGCATAATACGGAAACAATACAGAAAATAGGCAAATACTACAGTATACATCCTCTGAGTCTGGAAGATATTCTAAATATTCATCAAAGGCCTAAAATCGAGCACTTTGATACATACAATTTTATCGTTTTAAAAATGTTGACTTACAATCAGGAATCCTGTGAGATTGAATCGGAGCAGGTCAGCATAGTTTTTGGAAAGAATTACGTTCTTACTTTTCAGGAAAAATCTGGCGATGTATTTGATTCTTTGAGAAGCAGGATAAAAGCAGCCAATGGTATTATAAGAAAAAGCGGCAGTGAATACCTCGTATATGCGATTATAGATGCTATAGTTGATCACTATTTCTTGATTCTTGAGCATCTGGATGAAAATCTGGAAGAACTCGAATCAGAGGTTGTATCAAAACCATCTTTGGAAACTGTTCAAAAAATAAACCAGTTGAAAAAGAACCTCATAACGATGAGAAAATCGATCTGGCCATTGAGAGAACTGCTGGCAAAACTTCTCAGAAGTGAATTTGTGCTGGAAAGTTCTGTCATCTACTTTAGAGATGTTTATGATCACACTGTGCAAATTATCGACATTATTGAAAGTTTAAGAGATATATCGTCTGGAATATTAGATGTTTATCTATCAAGTGTAAGTAACAAAACAAATGAAATTATGAAAACTTTAACTATCATAGCAACCATTTTCATACCACTGACTTTCATTGTGGGCATATATGGAATGAATTTTGCCCATATGCCTGAGCTTGAATGGGAATTTGGATATCCATTCGTTCTTTTCTTGATGGCAGGCATGGTTATAACAATGATATTTTATTTCAAGAAAAAGAAGTGGTTTTAG